In the Triticum aestivum cultivar Chinese Spring chromosome 2B, IWGSC CS RefSeq v2.1, whole genome shotgun sequence genome, ctgctgctgatttccttgattattctgctggttattaccaccttggttgttctggttgccatgattattctgaaatccagagtttgagccgccgccgccatgaaaacctggacctgaaccgcccgacggaccctgatcataccggaaaagatcagagtttttgaactccttcataatgttacaATCCTTCTAGAGATACGTTGCGggagcctccttggtcccatgctttggaaagggctgattcaacaaacgctccagattcatcgctccgccacgctggggcggtttacctttgcgacgctgcacattagtgttagccacaaaatctgaatccgctttacgcttaccattattcccatggcctccttggttgtgctgctgtccctttgcaccgccattcttctttcccttctccggtttctcattatcagaatcaggatccttggtattatcagaatcagcatacttgaccaaggctaccatgagggttcccatgtcgctgcagtggcgcttgagccatcccaacttcatcttcagtgacttaaaccggcaattgcgctCTAGTGTTATAATCGCTTGACCAGCGTTAATCCGgtcagacgagtgcaaaacttctgaaacccggcgtacccaatgagttgtcgactcgttctccccttgaacacaagcatccagatccacaatggacattggttgtttgcacgtgtctttgaaattggctataaaccgggccttcaactgatcccatgactcaATGGAATTAGCTggtagatttttcaaccaagtatgggttgttccttccaacatcatcgtgaagtactttgcacaagccgctgcatctacatccagcatctccattgccatctcataactttcgacccacgcctcaggtggctgatcagccgtgtaattaggcactttgcgtggacccttgaaatctttgggcagacgcacattacggagagccggaataaggcacgacactccccaggaactgaaggcaagcccggtgcctcggtcaaCTGACGCTGCTGGCtaaaccggggcgggttgataacgacccaaAGCGGCATCCCTTAGTGCcctgccatgatccaccacatcttgagcattgcgatgccgcgcgctgctagacacctccggttcatccatacacctgctatagcttgggctcgaacgaggggttgaatgaattctatcccggttatatgaataagcctgctgctgtacCACGGTGGTTTGAAGAAGGTCTCTCGCCCGCAGTGTTTCAATTGCTGCTATTgaatcaccctccatcggaatggcTGCCAGGCGTGATGCTGCGGCAGTCATGTTATCCAGAGGGctcgagaagtgacccggtggtgtagaCACGTATTGCGACGGGTTATCTGTTCGTCGGGGTGGCTCTGCTATCCGCAGTTGATCCGGAGCTGTCCTAGGCGCATCAGTCCGGTTTGCAGCtgccggattgctcggcccagcgcctggcgtctgaaagagatttaacccttcgtaaaccggcggcagacgagaccggtacttccttcgcaTTACATCCTCTGATGCGGTCCGATCCAGCATGAGCTGGTAATTCTGTGCCTGTATCCGTAattttgtttttcaaaaaaaaatcaagaaaTGTTGCTCCAAAAGAGAGCAAGTTTAATGTTTAAAACTCGTTTGATTTTTGACCCACCCATTTGTGCAAGCGTGGCCAAGCATAGATATGAATTTGAACCTAAGGCTCTAGCTAGCAATAATACTTTGCAAAACCTTTTAGTAAAATATGCATACCATAAAAAGTTAAAGAGTTTATGCATACTACAAAAACATAGGACAAGCAATGATCAAGTTGCAACTTGCCTGTGTCTTGAAGTTGATTCCTACTTGTTACCGTCACTCCTCCACTTTACGACATATCTACCGATAAACGAAAATACTTCAACACGCAAGATATTCAAATGAAGATCCAATAAAGTATACAAATTATTTATCTAGTATTATTGCTAAGATAATAGCTAAGACATGGCCATGGGTTTGGATAGGGAGCTCAATTTGAATGAAGATATGATATAAGTCATATTCTAGGGTTTGATCTATTTGATATAAGAAAAGATCATGGATGTAGTCCGTGCAGTTTAACAACAGGGTTTAGGAATATGTTTCAACTCCTTTGTGGTTTGAACATATGAAATGTGAAAGTTAATCATGAAATTAAGATCATATCATGGTCCAATCCAAGTTATTATTTGAACTCAAATTCCATGTCGAGGTCCATATCGGGTTTTGTAGAGATTTGAGTAATACCCATATGGTGTTCCACCTAAGTTCAAGTGTCGGTATCAAGACATCGTTGTGGAGCAAGATCATATAAATAAATTCCTATGAAGAAATCCTTTGGAATTTTTTTCTTATGATTAACTATATGGGAATTGAAGTTGGACGGCATGAGGGTTTATGGTAAAGAAATTAGTCTAAACATTTCCTAAGTCCAAATTTGGAAATTACGATAATATGGCCAGAGGGGTTTCTAAGGATTCTCTTAGTACAATTTAGTCAAGAATAAAAGTTTAAACCAATGATGGAATTGGATTACGATAAAAGAAATGATATATGAAGTGTTGAGGCCAAACAAGTAGCTAGACATAAGTGAAAAATTAGGGGAAGTGTTTTAACAGAAATTTATGGTCCTCTGGATAAGTTCTTATGAAGGGGACATTTCTATTTTACTTGTATATTAAACATTATACAGAATTTACTCAAATTAACCTattaaatttgaatcaattttgaAATTACTAAAAGTGAAATATTTTTTGCTCCTTCAGAAGTACAGGTTCCAAAGAATCTGGGGATATAAAATTTGTCAAATTCGGAcatacggtttaggagatatgaatttttgaagtttggataTTTTCTAAAAATAAATACGAGATAAGGAATTGGGGTGCCAAGTGTGTTGTTCTAATAGGCCCGTACCGATTCAGTTCAGTGTTTTTTTAGACGCGGAGAGGGAGAGACCTGATGGATGAATCCAAAATAGAGAGAGATGgccggagttggtcgaggaggcggCCCGCGGCTCGGTCGTCGCCGGCGTCTTACTTCCGTTGGCCTCCAGCGAACAGGACAGAGGCAAGTAGAGCCGCCCTCGGAGCTTGGCAGGACTTGAGTCCTCGCTCATTCAAAGAGATGCGCCATGGAGAAATAGAAAGAAAGGAGGTTGATATATTTTGAAGTTTGTGATGCAACCTTTGAACGAACGTGGCGGCGGATATGAACTCCGATTGAGAAATTGGGGAAGATATGGCTCCATCAAGTACAGAGGAAGAAGACCCAGCGCCTGGGCTTGCGCTATGAGAAAGGGAGATGGGCCTTAGTCTGGAAAGTAGGCCCAAGTGAAAGACAAAGGAGAAAAAAATTTAAAAGTTATGTGGGCTTGTCCAGTTTTGCTCCTGTTGGGCTGCCAGTGCTGTTCTGCGCTGCTGTTTGGTTGCGCGCACGTGGGCAAGGGATAGGTAAGCAATAGATGGGCCACACCCAATTGGTCTAGGATTATTATATTTTTTAAACAGTTCCAGAAAAATTGCGTATTCTTTGGAAAAATTGTCCCAGTCGACAGATAAAAATTAGTTCTATGAACTTACTTAATAATACATTATGGGCTTTATAAATTCCAACAATTGTTTTAGGGTTCTATAATACCCAAAGCAATATTAAATATTTCCAATGATGATTTTGGACAAGTCATCTCCTCACATATTTTATTTAATAAATCATTCGAAATATGTAACTAGATTTTAGATGCAATCCAACTCCAAATTCTAAAAAGGGAATCTCCAATTTCAAATAAATCCCTTGATGAAATATTCTTCCGCCACaattgagaaagtcattttattctcactcCTCTATTTCACTACAGGGAAAGGTCTTATAGGTGAACCCTAATGATTGGCGGTGAGGCGGGGTCCCCGCCAAAGCTATTTTGGAAAGTTTGCAGTGGCGGGTAATAAGCAGCGTCCGCCACAACAAATTGAGGAGCAGTGGCGGGCACTCACAACTACCCGCCACATGTAAAATGTTTCACATGGGCTATTTTGCATAACTCGGCTGTGGCGGGCGTCAATAGGGGCCCGCCACAGGTAAGTGTAATAGCAGCGGCGGGCATCTCGTGACAACCACCACTGGTTGGCAATGCCTGATGCCATCTCATGGCAAAATATATGTGTGGCGGATACCGGAATATGCCTGCCACAGCTAAACCAGTCCACAAAAGTTTCATTTCCCCCCAAAACTACCATTTTTCCCTCACAAAAAGGCTGTTAAAAATCTTGTCGATTCTCTGCCGCTGCCACCCCCCTCCGCCACCGAGCGACGCTCGTCGGCATGGGCGCCGCTCCTCTGCCGCCGCATCTGCACTCATCACCGCGCGCCTCCTCCGGCGTCCCTTCGCCGGCGCGACCGTCCTCCTACAGTGCATCTGCCCTCGTCGCCGCGCCCTAAACCCCTGCTTCCCTTCTCTGACGCGCCCCCCTCGTTTGTCGGGGTACTCCTCTGTCATGCCCCACTCGTCGCTGGTGGACCCTAGTCATCAGGCCTACTCCGTCGTCGGCACCTAGTCTCCATGCCTTCCTCAGCCAGCAGCGGGGGGCATGACGCGACCGCCGCCAGCCGACTCCTCCAACTCCGTCGCCACTACCAATTCCTCCTCTGCCCCGCGCTCAAGTAGTGCACGGGTAACTATTGTGTATACAGTGTAGTTGAATATTACTTAATAATAGATTCACGTATGTAGATGAATGTTACTGTTTATAAATTCTATACATGCATAGATAAACATATTCATAGATTATAAATGTGATTATAAATGTGAATGTTGGTGTTTAGATTCACATTATTAGATCTTCACATTATTATAGACTCACATTAGTAGATTTGATTCACACATTTATAGATTCACATTAGTACAGACTCACATTAGTAGATCTTCGCATTAGAAGATTTGATTCACACATTTATAGATTCACATTAGTACAGACTCACATTAGTAGATCTTCACATTAGTAGACTTAATTCACACATTTATTGATTCACATTAGTACAGACTCACATTAGTGGATCTTCACATTAGTAGACTTAATTCACACATTTATAAATTCACATCAGTACAGACTCACATTAGTAGATTTGATTCACACATTTATAGATTCACATTAGTAGCTTTGATTCACATAACTGGTAGCCTTTTAATCTGTCCTTGTCTTATTCGTAGCAATATTCACATACATATTTATTTAGAGTGCTCCAACAGTACATGGCTTCAAAAGAGTGTAGAAAATATCATGAAACGCTGATTAATTTCCATTTCGTGAAatttcatacactcaatgtttcaTTTTTTTTAGCATAAGTCATGCCCAATCTTTCTGTCCATCCATACCCTTTAATATTTGTTGATGTTTAATATATTTATTCATAATTGGTAGCCTTTATGTCTTATCCGTATCAATATTCACATGCATATTTATTTGGAGTGCTCCAACAATACAGGGCTTCAAAAGAGTGTAGAAAATATCATGAAacattgattaatttccgttttgtGATATTTCATACACTCAATATTTCATTTTTAGCATAAGTCATGCCCAATTTTTCTGTCCATCCATAGCCTTTAATATTGGTTGATGTTTAATATATTTACATGATTGGTAGCCTTTTATTCTATATATCCATGTTTTCTCGGTATCAATATTCACATGCATGTTTATTTGGAGTGCTTCAACAATACAGGGCTTCAAAAGAGTGTAGAAAATATCATGAAACGTTGATTACTTTTTGTTTTGTGAGATTTCATACACTCATTGTTCCATTATTTTTAGCATAAGTCATGCACAATTTTTATGTCCATCCATAGCCTTTAATATTGGTTGATGTTTAATATATTTAGAGAGTGGCGTGCTGGCACATGGGAACACACactcctggtttttaaattgtgtttcaaacatattttgaaatgtcaaaaaattccaaacaaaaacTGGCCCGTACATCTCGATATTGTACATGTTCACAAAGTCGTTTTGCGAAAAACCAACAACTTATATGTCGcgtatgaaaaagacaaaatccggTATTAAAAAATGCTTTTCACAAGACATCctattgtcttttttacacaagccacggAAAACGTCGGTTTTCTCCAAAACTTGACGTGCACACATATAATGTCGAGATGTAtacgccaaatttttgtttggaattttttcACACTTTGAAATATATTTTTCACGTGCAGGAGTGCGTGCTCCTAGGAGTACCAACGGATTTCCGCATGATTGGTAGCCTTTTATTCTATATATCCAATGCCATATCCATATCAATATTCACATGCATATTTTTTTGGGATGCTCCAACATACATGGCTTCAAAAGAGTGTAGAAAATACCATGAGacgttgattaatttctgttctgtgagatttcatacactcaatgtttcaTTTTTTAGCATAAGTAATTAATGCATAATTTTTTTGTACATCCATAGCCTTTAATATTGGTTGATGTTTAATATGTTGGTAGCCTTTTATTGGTAGCCTTTTATTCTATATATCCATGTCTTCTCGGTATCAATATTCACATGCATATTTATTCCAAAACATGAGCATAGGAAATGAACGAAGGATGCCACTTCTGTGGCGACAGAAGGGTAGGCGCATGTTTCAAAGTTCACCTAACTTGCAATGAGATATGTGTTGATCTTCACGAGGACACTATGGAGTGGGCAGTATGTTCCCTTTAGTAAGTGTTATAGCTTCTGGTTTGGTAATGTTGCCCCCACAattgttttatttctgttttctttttatcatACTGAACTTATCCCTTGTTGGCGAAGGGAGGAGTTCATGCATGTGGCCAACCTGGCCATGTATAAGGACTGGACGATTCAGTTCAACATGATGCTATTAAAAGATGGCATTCCCTTGACCCTCACTCTCACTAACTAGGGAGGGAAACGTATTTGCATGGTCAAAATTGGATTGACATTGCCACAAAATTCGGGATGCAAGATGGGAAGTCGTTCTTACTTTTTCTTCATGAATTTGACGAGGGTCATGAGGGAGGAAACAAAATCTATCTATGGTATGATGTCCAGCAATCACTGTAGTGCGTACTTTTGGTGGTGACCAGGATATCTTACATATATGTACTGCTTTCTGGGACTAGCTATAGCTCTTTATTGAACATATATGATATATGTACTTATTTTGTTAGAGTTTTGTTGAACATATATTTGTTTATTGCTTTATGTTGTACTTATTATTGCTTGATAACAAATAGCTAGTGGTTAGCATATGTTGCAATATGCATCGTATTTTCTTATCGCAACGTATTGCCAATTGTGACATGCAAAATGCAGCCATGGCAGCAAATATGCTGCCATGACTACAGAGTTTTTAATTTGCATCACAGTGCTTTCAGTGGCAGGCGCTGAAACAAGACTGTCACTGCTTTAAATTTAACCACTGGTCGACAAGGATGTGCGCCCGCCACTGCAGACTCTCTGCCAGTGGTGGGCGGGTACCCTCCATTGATGCGGTTATAGCAGTGGCGGGAGCTCCGCGGCGGGCGGCCCTGAGAGCCTAGCCCGCCACTCATGGCCTTTTTGCGACCGTCACTACTAGGCATTCCTGGAGTAGTGTTTGAATGTGGTCTCAGAATATTTGAAAAGAATAAGAAATGAACACCCTTTCAATTCTTGAATAAATTCTTCAACCATAGTTTTCTTTATTCGATAACATATTATCCAACTTTTATAACTTGGTTTAAAAATTTTAAAACAAGAACTCAAAAAAATTAATTTCCCCTAaaactcacaacaagtcaatcagtAATATCTTATAATTAACattccaaattttggaaatttttgggatgttacactcgcCCAGATGCTGCTATTGGGCACTTCAGAATGCTGCTAAAGAGGGGGTTTTGTACTGGTGATTGCTATCTTAATTACCACGGCAACCCCACACGACGGATAGGGCCTTCAGTTGGACAACTGACTCTTGATGCAAGATGCGTATAGGTCAAGACGTAATTTAGACCCATCCCCCAATTCGATACGTAGCAAGCACAGCTTAATGGATGACTTTCGGAGCAGAATGAAACCTTTAAACATTTCTTGAAGAATCATGATAACTTAAGGCCAATTAACCAGCAAAATGTTGGACTTGCTGGTGTTATTCTAAACACCAATGACAGAAAAGTTTAGTATGGCAACACGGATCCTATACTTGGGGATTCAAGAGGTGTAGTTATTAAAGCCAATGCTTTTTTCTGATTATTGTGTCTTAATTACTGGAGAAACCAACGAGACAGATAGGGCCTTTGGTTGAACAACTGACTTTTGATGTAGGGTGCGTGCCGGTCAAGAcgtaatttggacacatccccaCTTTGATACATAGCAAACACATTTTGATGGATGACTTTCAGAGAACAAATTAAGATCATGATGATCCCGACACAAATATATGGGTGTAAGCATACGTCCTCATACACATGCCTATTTTTATATAAGTGTTTTCAACGTCGGCTTGATTTATGATCCGGTCAAAGGTGAAATTTAATTCTCTAGCAAAACTTGTTTAAGACCCTAGCTTAAATGGCACTGCCCTTTCATGGGTTCGATAACTCAGACTCGGGGTCATCTCTATGGAAAAACACGAGGATCATTTCTGCTCTATTTCAGGTCAGTAAAGAAATTAATCAAGGCGCTCATAGGAATATGAGGTTACTGGATGAGCGCTTGCGTATGTATTGTGGCAAAAAAATTAGAACATAATCTCTTCCACAGATGAAAAACACAAATGTCAGTAAGAAAATTAGTGACAGGGCTGAAAACACACACACAAATGTGGTGgtgctggaatgaataattctgctCCGagcgaagaaaaaaaaaagagaaattgCTCAACAACCAACGACGACCAACCCTCGCCGCGCCACCACCCCCCGCCCCGCCGCGGCTGGACTTCGACTCCTGCTCTGCTCTGGAGAGAAGCACGCCGCCGCCGATCTCGCGCCGCATGAGGCCGACGCGCCctccctactcctcctcctcctcgttgcgGCGTTAGGGCTCGGCATGGACGGCGCCTCGGCCGGCGACGGCGGGTCGGCGTCGGGGGGCGGGAGGTGGTACACGGGCATGTCGTCGGACAACATCAAGGGGCTGGTGTTGGCCATCTCCTCCAGCCTCTTCATCGGCGCCAGCTTCATCATCAAGAAGAAGGGCCTCAAgaaggccgcctcctcctccggcggcgtCAGGGCTGGTAaccccccctcccccttcccctcctccctcttCCGCTCCGGTGACCCGCAATTCGGGTTGAAAAATCACTTCTTTTTCCCCCGATTCACCACAGACCACCCTATCCTATCCTCTGCACAGAAATGCAATCCCCATTTCAGTGTTAACATACTCTGGTACAGTAGTTTATTATTCGGATGAGAGTAGAAACATACAGTAAGTAGATTCCAATATCCATCCATGTGGCTGCTCAGCACACAAGCTGGAGCTTTGTTGTGGCAGCGATTAGGGCCGGCTTATCACACATTTGCCTCCTACTCACCTGCCTCATGCCTATCTCGCTTTATATTCAGAACAAATGGAGTTACTTACTGCCTGATTGCACTGAATGTGTTATATGGCGTGTCGACCGCAGTTTAGACTTTTATTATGACATTCTGTGTCCTTCCAATGTTAATCGCATTAGCCGTCGCACCACACTGCAATTCATGCATCGAATGCTCAGAATTGGGTTTGTGATCTTACTGCTGCAAAATGGCTTACTCTGCTCGCTGCTCGGTGAAGCATTCTGAACAAAACTTGTTGTATCCAACTGTCATATCTTAAGTCTTGTGCTTTATCTGTATAACTAACTGTACTAAACTACTGATGCTCCATGTTATCACAGGGGTTGGTGGTTACTCTTATTTATATGAGCctctttggtgggttggcatgatAACAAGTAAGCAACCACTCTTCTCTATCTTCTACTGTATTTTATTTCTCTAAATAGGTACCTCAACTTATCCTGTACCTTCTACATTCCTaaattcctttgcagtggttgttGGGGAAGTTGCAAATTTCGTAGCTTATGCCTTTGCGCCAGCCATTTTGGTTACTCCTCTTGGTGCTCTCAGCATAATCATCAGGCAAGGCTTTGGGGTTACAATATCCTTCCTTCCTGTGTTTCATCTCATGAGATTCTACTGGTTTCATCATTAATCTGTACTGCAGCGCTGTACTTGCACATGTAATGCTGCGTGAGAAGCTGCACATATTCGGCATTCTCGGATGCGTCCTATGTGTTGTGGGATCCACCACCATTGTCCTCCATGCCCCGCAAGAGCGTCAAATTGAGTCGGTGACAGAAGTTTGGGATCTGGCCACTGAACCAGGTATACATTGTTTGCATCTGCCAATTTCGGAATGTTCCTTTCAGTGCCACTTACCGTGCTTTACCAACTTCACTGTGATTAACAGTGAGTGCTAACCAACTCATGTTGTTTTTCAGCCTTCATGTGTTATGTGGCCGTAGTACTTGCTATTGTCGCTCTGCTTGTGTTCAAGTTTGTTCCGCTTTATGGCCAAACCCATGTCATGGTGTACATTGGTGTTTGCTCTCTCGTAGGTTCCATCTCGGTATGTTGTTGTCTCTAGTTTTATATCCTTATGTATATATCGTTCTCTAGTCAGTATATTGTGTGAACGCGTTTGTTGACCTGTGCAGGTCATGAGTGTGAAAGCTCTTGGGATAGCTCTGAAGCTGACCTTTTCCGGAACGAACCAACTCATATATCCCCAGACATGGGCTTTTACTATGGTTGTCATCTCATGCATCATTACTCAAATGAATTACTTGAACAAGGTATATACTTGGTTTCCTCTCTCTGAACCACCCATCCATGACTTAGCATACCAGCATAATACGAGGGTGATCGGAGTTCTATGACTGTACAAGATATAAACCAAGGAGAAATGACATAATGGTTTGTACTGTTTTCACCCCCATTTAATCCATCAGTATTATTAGAGCCTTAAATGTTTAGAATTTCCAGTAGATTTTGGTCTCCTGGTAAAACTCATGTGTGCTACTAAAGGCATGCTTTGCTGAAATACAAGTTCACTAACGGTACATTGTGCAAGGCAAAAGAATGCCCTGTAGGCTTCAGGCTGCTTTAAATTTTTTAGCTCAGCAAACTGTATGAAATGGAATTACTTTCCTAACCCACGCAGTTGCTGTTTAGTTTTAAGAAAATGACAACTGATTTCGCCCCTGAATGCATTGCAGGCCCTTGACACATTTAACACAGCAGTTGTATCCCCCATATATTACACAATGTTCACATCTTTAACCATCTTGGCCAGTGTGATTATGTTCAAGGTATGATGATTTCGTTCTAGTATCTGTCAAAAAGTTCTAGCCATTCTCTCCAGCTAGAAATGCTTGGTAGCCTGATCATCTCAGTTGTTGCTTCGCATgtcatttcatttcattttataTCTACGCAGGACTGGGACCGGCAAAATCCGACACAAATCGTTACAGAGATGTGTGGCTTCGTCACGATATTCTCGGGAACATTTCTACTTCACAAAACAAAGGACATGGCTGATGGTACTAGGAGTTTTGCTCCAAGCTGACATTTTTCTTGTTCCTTCCTCGGTGGCATGCTCTGAAACCAAGTTATCTGCTATGTGCCACTGCAGGGCTATCGAACTCTTCTTCATTCCGTCTTCCAACCATTTCATTGGCGCGGTCCTTCAAGCAGACAGATGAGTATAGCGAAGGGGTTCCTCTCAGATCATCGGACTCGTTCCGGTCACTGCATTGATGCCCGGTCAGCGCGCCATGCTGACCATCGATTTTCACCGAGTTAGGGCTCAGGAGCATGATTGTAAACAAAACTGTCTCGTGTGCGTTGTATCTCGGCTGTTTCGCATGTTCTGGGAGTATTGTGTCTGAGCCCCAAGGTATCTAAGTAGTAGGTTGTTAGCATAGCACCGGAGTGGAAGTTGGTCTGTATAATGGATGGGTTATCATGCAGGGTGCTGAAATTTTAACCTTGCTGTTGAGATGGTTTCATCCAATATGGTAGTTGAAGGTAAACTTAAATACAGTACATCAGCAAAATATTCATAATGTGATGCTGCAATCTTTTGTCTGAAAAATTCACAACAAAGCCTGGTTTTCTTCTGTTTATTCATTAATATGCAGTTTGTATGGCTCAGATATAATCTTATGTTTTACTTAATTCCAAAAGAAAAGAGCTAAAAAAATACACTGTAGAAAACTGATATCGGAACAAAACCTGTATTATCAACCATTATTCAATACATCAACTACATACACAAGAGAAACAGTTATCAGTACTCAGAGACATGAGAAGTAGAAAACACACAGCACAGATTTATCTACAGGCAGCAAGGAACCACCACAATTATTCACTGCAAACTTCTGAATGTCAAGCACGCGGTACATAATAAAACATTACCGGTAAGATTCAGACAGCTACGTTTACTAGAAGGTGTAAACCTTTAGGCACATTTTGCAGGTTCTACCAACAAGTAAGCTTAACTAACACCTGACAGTCCAGGGGTGAGTGACAACATCTAACCAAGTCACTACGTAGTTCTTCCCAGGATTAAGTAATACTACACAGACAGCACTACATCACACTGCATAGGAAGGTCTCGTGGATCTACATACTAAGAAGGGCTCGAGGCCCAACATAGCTCGATAACATCATATCAAGTGGCATCAGGGGGTGTTCGGCAACGCTGGTGGTCATCGAAGCTCTTCGCCTTGGCTATTGGAGGGACGATCTTGTGAAGGACATCATGTATCTTCCAAGAATGTTGCTGATAGGAAGAGCCCCCCTGTCAGCACAAGCATCACAATGGTTAGTACAAGTTGCTGAAAAATTTAGAGAAAAACCAACTGCAAGTATGTAACCAGAAATTCCATGGAGCGCATTCTGGCAACTACAGACATATAAGGACACTCTACTCTTGTGATTCCAGATTGAATGTTCATCACGGCAATTCAATAAGCAATAATACTGGATACTGGATCCAGTCAAAAGGATGGATGTTTAATATGACGAGCACAAGATTTCCTAAACAGCCATACAACCATAATAATAAAGCAACTTGAACAGAGTGAATCCTTAGTGCATTCTACTCTTATGCCATTACAAATCAAATGACAATCATAGCAGTTCAAC is a window encoding:
- the LOC123043004 gene encoding probable magnesium transporter NIPA4, whose product is MDGASAGDGGSASGGGRWYTGMSSDNIKGLVLAISSSLFIGASFIIKKKGLKKAASSSGGVRAGVGGYSYLYEPLWWVGMITMVVGEVANFVAYAFAPAILVTPLGALSIIISAVLAHVMLREKLHIFGILGCVLCVVGSTTIVLHAPQERQIESVTEVWDLATEPAFMCYVAVVLAIVALLVFKFVPLYGQTHVMVYIGVCSLVGSISVMSVKALGIALKLTFSGTNQLIYPQTWAFTMVVISCIITQMNYLNKALDTFNTAVVSPIYYTMFTSLTILASVIMFKDWDRQNPTQIVTEMCGFVTIFSGTFLLHKTKDMADGLSNSSSFRLPTISLARSFKQTDEYSEGVPLRSSDSFRSLH